In one window of Candidatus Scalindua sp. DNA:
- a CDS encoding aminodeoxychorismate/anthranilate synthase component II, which yields MILIIDNYDSFTYNLVQQIGALGADIEVVRNDKITIPEIQKRDLSHIIISPGPCTPKEGGISNDVIRTFAGRIPILGVCLGHQCIAYTYGAEVIRAKRIMHGKTSLIYHNNTAVFKGLMNPFEATRYHSLIVNKETLPDCFEITAYADKDEIMGIRHKEIPLEGVQFHPESFLTVEGTKLMQNFLDYN from the coding sequence ATGATACTCATAATAGATAACTATGACTCCTTTACCTATAATCTTGTGCAGCAAATTGGAGCACTTGGTGCTGATATTGAAGTCGTGAGAAACGATAAAATTACGATTCCTGAGATACAAAAGAGAGATTTGAGCCATATCATTATCTCTCCCGGACCGTGTACGCCGAAAGAGGGTGGGATATCCAATGATGTTATCAGGACTTTTGCGGGCAGGATTCCAATCCTGGGTGTCTGTCTGGGGCATCAATGCATTGCGTATACCTACGGAGCAGAGGTCATCAGGGCAAAAAGGATAATGCACGGTAAGACATCTTTGATATACCATAATAACACAGCTGTTTTCAAGGGTTTGATGAATCCCTTCGAAGCGACCCGCTATCACTCCCTGATTGTGAATAAGGAGACATTGCCCGATTGTTTCGAAATTACCGCATATGCGGACAAAGATGAAATTATGGGCATAAGGCATAAAGAGATCCCGTTGGAAGGCGTGCAATTCCATCCTGAATCTTTCTTGACGGTTGAGGGTACAAAGTTAATGCAGAACTTTCTTGATTACAACTAG
- the mtnA gene encoding S-methyl-5-thioribose-1-phosphate isomerase codes for MPLPTIEWIGGIDGKIKIIDQTLLPKELKYSYCCDLKDIYHAIKTLMVRGAPAIGIAAAMGTVLGIGKSNSGNFEDFMKDLKETTAYLGSSRPTAVNLFWGLKRMEDTALRNRHKPVADIKNALLDEAKTILEEDKEICRRIGENGEALIKDGGNVLTHCNAGGLATSYFGTALALIFAAHEKGKSVHVYADETRPLLQGSRLTAWELKNAGIDVTLICDNMAAHTMKEKKVDCVIVGADRITANGDAANKIGTYSLSIIAKEHGIPFYVAAPSSTFDLSLASGAEIPIEERSSEEVTHIQGKRIAPEGIKVFNPAFDVTPAGNIKAIITEKGVINDPTTEKVKRTIQ; via the coding sequence GTGCCATTACCGACTATAGAATGGATTGGTGGAATCGATGGAAAGATAAAGATCATAGATCAGACACTGTTGCCTAAAGAATTGAAGTACAGTTACTGCTGCGATTTAAAAGATATTTATCATGCAATTAAGACCTTAATGGTCAGGGGCGCACCCGCAATAGGAATTGCAGCTGCAATGGGAACGGTATTGGGGATTGGAAAGAGTAATTCAGGGAATTTTGAAGATTTCATGAAGGATTTGAAAGAGACCACGGCCTACCTGGGTTCTTCTCGGCCGACAGCGGTAAATTTGTTCTGGGGTTTAAAGAGGATGGAAGATACCGCCTTGAGGAACCGCCATAAGCCGGTTGCAGATATAAAAAATGCATTACTTGATGAGGCAAAAACTATTCTTGAAGAAGATAAGGAGATTTGTCGCAGGATCGGAGAAAATGGGGAGGCACTCATAAAAGATGGAGGCAATGTTCTTACTCATTGCAATGCAGGAGGGCTGGCTACCTCTTATTTTGGTACCGCATTAGCTTTGATCTTTGCCGCTCATGAAAAGGGTAAATCTGTCCATGTCTATGCGGATGAGACACGGCCTCTTCTCCAGGGCTCCCGGCTCACGGCATGGGAACTCAAGAATGCGGGCATTGATGTTACCTTGATATGTGATAATATGGCTGCTCATACAATGAAAGAAAAAAAGGTTGATTGTGTCATTGTCGGTGCGGACAGAATTACCGCGAATGGTGATGCTGCCAATAAGATCGGCACCTACAGCCTTTCAATCATTGCGAAGGAACATGGCATCCCTTTTTACGTTGCCGCACCCTCTTCGACCTTTGATTTGAGCCTGGCATCAGGTGCTGAAATTCCAATTGAGGAGAGAAGTTCTGAAGAAGTGACTCATATTCAAGGCAAGAGGATAGCCCCTGAAGGTATAAAAGTGTTTAATCCTGCCTTTGATGTTACTCCTGCCGGGAATATAAAGGCCATTATAACGGAAAAAGGTGTGATCAATGACCCCACGACGGAAAAGGTTAAAAGAACAATTCAGTAA
- a CDS encoding thiamine pyrophosphate-dependent enzyme: MNCREAVKTVTAILNDQLVICANGIISRETFTARDRAENFYMIGSMGLASSIGLGVALSNQSRKVIVFDGDGNLLMNLGSLTMVGTLRPKNFLHIVFDNEAYGSTGNQPTVSNMIALENIAKSAGYLYAKKIAEKECLIQEVNQLLELEGPSFLLVKISRYAGETDAGRVALSPEQIKGRFMTAMQ; encoded by the coding sequence ATGAATTGCAGGGAAGCAGTAAAAACAGTAACAGCAATATTAAATGATCAATTAGTAATATGCGCTAACGGCATAATAAGCCGGGAAACGTTCACGGCCAGAGACAGGGCGGAAAATTTTTACATGATAGGATCCATGGGTTTGGCATCATCTATTGGTCTGGGAGTGGCATTAAGTAACCAGTCACGAAAGGTAATAGTTTTTGATGGTGATGGGAATCTGTTGATGAATCTCGGATCTCTCACGATGGTGGGTACACTCCGGCCTAAGAATTTTCTGCATATTGTATTTGATAACGAAGCTTATGGCTCGACAGGCAATCAACCTACCGTATCGAACATGATAGCCCTTGAGAATATTGCAAAATCAGCCGGATACCTCTATGCTAAGAAAATTGCCGAAAAGGAATGCCTGATACAGGAGGTTAATCAACTCCTGGAGCTGGAGGGTCCTTCATTCCTTCTTGTTAAGATTTCCAGGTATGCGGGGGAGACAGACGCCGGCAGGGTAGCTCTTAGCCCTGAACAGATAAAAGGCCGTTTTATGACTGCTATGCAGTAG
- the pyrF gene encoding orotidine-5'-phosphate decarboxylase: protein MEYFIDQLLDTLEKKESCSVVGLDPQLESIPDEIITNAFKKKGGLLESGARAITDFNRRIIDVVQPHVGVIKLQIAFYELLGVWGLNAYSDTITYAKKKELLVIGDIKRGDVSHTAEAYAAAHLGITEFRGMQETAFGVDAVTLNPYLGSDSILPFIKVAKQYGKGLFILVKTSNPSSKEIQDLSCEKSVVHQKVAEQVDTWGKEITGKRGYCSIGAVVAPTNLETVRTLRSLMPNAYFLVPGYGAQGGRAEDLINCFNKDGFGAIVNSSRGIINAYTREPWKEKFGMKHWEDAVEEAIVVMNKELKAVTKKVREKS, encoded by the coding sequence ATGGAATACTTCATTGATCAGTTATTAGATACCCTAGAGAAAAAAGAGAGTTGTTCCGTTGTGGGTCTCGATCCTCAATTGGAATCTATTCCTGATGAAATTATCACTAACGCTTTTAAGAAAAAAGGGGGATTATTAGAGAGTGGTGCCAGGGCAATAACTGATTTTAACAGACGAATAATCGATGTGGTTCAGCCCCATGTAGGGGTAATTAAGCTTCAAATAGCATTTTATGAACTGCTTGGAGTCTGGGGGCTAAATGCATATTCTGATACGATAACATATGCAAAAAAAAAAGAGCTGCTCGTGATCGGAGACATTAAAAGGGGAGATGTTTCTCATACCGCAGAGGCTTACGCCGCTGCACATCTGGGGATTACTGAATTTAGAGGCATGCAGGAAACCGCCTTTGGGGTAGATGCCGTTACCCTTAACCCCTACTTGGGATCAGACAGTATCCTGCCTTTCATCAAGGTGGCGAAACAATACGGTAAGGGGTTGTTTATACTTGTTAAGACCTCAAATCCCTCTTCGAAAGAGATTCAGGACTTGTCATGTGAAAAGAGTGTTGTCCATCAAAAAGTTGCAGAGCAGGTAGATACATGGGGTAAAGAGATAACAGGGAAGAGGGGATATTGTTCAATTGGTGCGGTGGTGGCGCCGACAAATCTTGAAACGGTCCGAACTCTCAGGTCTTTGATGCCTAACGCATATTTTCTTGTACCTGGTTATGGAGCGCAGGGAGGTCGTGCAGAGGACCTCATCAACTGTTTCAATAAGGATGGTTTTGGTGCCATTGTTAACTCTTCCCGCGGGATAATAAATGCTTATACCCGTGAACCCTGGAAAGAGAAATTTGGTATGAAGCACTGGGAAGATGCGGTGGAAGAAGCTATCGTAGTCATGAATAAAGAATTGAAAGCGGTGACAAAAAAAGTCCGGGAAAAGAGTTAA